One genomic region from Candida albicans SC5314 chromosome 6, complete sequence encodes:
- the GPX2 gene encoding Gpx2p (Similar to glutathione peroxidase; induced in high iron; alkaline induced by Rim101; induced by alpha factor or interaction with macrophage; regulated by Efg1; caspofungin repressed; Spider biofilm induced), with protein sequence MSDFYEFAPNDIKGTPYSFKKLQGKVVLIVNVASKCGFTPQYKGLQDLKQKFADQPVEILGFPCNQFGHQEPGTNEEIEKYCREYFGVTFPVLSKVETNGKNAEPVYKFLKSQKPGLLGLHRIMWNFEKFLIDQDGNVVARFSSFTKPETIGLRIEEMLKHQA encoded by the coding sequence ATGTCGGATTTTTATGAATTTGCTCCAAATGATATCAAGGGAACTCCTTACTCATTCAAAAAACTTCAAGGTAAAGTTGTTCTTATTGTCAATGTTGCTTCCAAATGTGGATTCACTCCACAATACAAAGGTTTACaagatttgaaacaaaaatttgCTGATCAACCAGTGGAAATATTAGGATTTCCTTGCAATCAATTTGGTCATCAAGAACCTGGAActaatgaagaaattgaaaagtatTGTCGTGAATACTTTGGTGTGACTTTCCCCGTATTAAGTAAAGTTGAAACTAATGGTAAAAATGCTGAACCagtttataaatttttgaagTCTCAAAAGCCCGGACTACTAGGATTACATAGAATAATGTggaattttgaaaaattcttaATTGATCAAGATGGTAATGTTGTGGCAAGATTTAGTAGTTTTACTAAACCTGAAACTATTGGATTACgaattgaagaaatgtTAAAACATCAGGCTTAG
- a CDS encoding peroxiredoxin (Putative glutathione peroxidase; induced by peroxide, exposure to neutrophils and macrophage blood fractions; repressed during infection of macrophages; Spider biofilm induced; flow model biofilm repressed) gives MSQFYELAPKDAKGEPYPFEQLKGKVVLIVNVASKCGFTPQYKGLEELNKKFADQPVQILGFPCNQFGHQEPGSNEEIGSFCSLNYGVTFPVLDKIEVNGDNTDPVYKYLKSQKSGVLGLTRIKWNFEKFLIDQNGKVIERFSSLTSPESIGTKIEELLKK, from the coding sequence ATGTCTCAATTTTACGAATTAGCTCCAAAAGACGCCAAAGGTGAACCATACCcatttgaacaattgaaaggGAAAGTTGTCCTTATCGTCAATGTTGCTTCCAAATGTGGATTCACTCCTCAATACAAGGGtttagaagaattgaataagAAATTTGCTGATCAACCAGTACAAATCTTGGGTTTCCCATGTAATCAATTTGGCCACCAAGAACCAGGTAGTAACGAAGAAATTGGATCATTCTGTTCATTGAACTACGGTGTTACATTCCCAGTCTTGGATAAAATTGAAGTCAATGGTGACAATACCGATCCagtttataaatatttgaaatcacAAAAGAGTGGTGTTTTGGGATTGACCAGAATTAAATggaattttgaaaaattcttgattgaCCAAAATGGTAAAGTTATTGAAAGATTCAGTTCATTGACTAGTCCAGAAAGTATCGGTACCAAGattgaagaattgttgaagaaataa